A genomic window from Gossypium hirsutum isolate 1008001.06 chromosome D12, Gossypium_hirsutum_v2.1, whole genome shotgun sequence includes:
- the LOC107945317 gene encoding uncharacterized protein has product MLKRSVKEGRSLTRSFLVSVTQYLFSWMIDFYFAGVIVFYKLAVVEGMSMRALISYRFIFATARFDTRIIQELNLWSTNINIVKYGGQHHTSTKHAAVGDQVLGSLLALASCLAIRERRPPLKRLLTMFLGYHVIKTRTDTHKKKVRNLEERHANLVMDLDQMQWVAWKRLLSFESMGAFLLSAGTKGKRYSLPNPRVMIHQPLGGAEGGQTDIDIQLLSLCKENGACQ; this is encoded by the exons ATGTTGAAGCGAAGCGTCAAAGAAGGGAGAAGCTTAACCAGAAGCTTTTTGGTGTCTGTGACCCAGTATTTATTTTCTTGgatgattgatttttattttgcaGGTGTGATTGTGTTCTATAAATTGGCCGTGGTTGAGGGAATGAGCATGAGAGCACTCATTTCTTACAGATTCATCTTCGCCACTGCTC GTTTTGATACCAGAATAATTCAAGAACTTAATCTTTGGTCAACCAACATAAACATAGTCAAATATGGTGGACAGCATCATACTAGCACCAAACATGCTGCTGTTGGCGATCAAGTCTTAGGCTCCTTGTTGGCTTTAGCTTCTTGCCTAGCTATACGTGAGAGAAGG CCTCCACTGAAAAGACTCCTGACAATGTTTTTGGGG TACCATGTCATTAAAACTCGAACAGACACACACAAGAAAAAG GTAAGGAATTTGGAGGAAAGACATGCAAATCTTGTCATGGACTTG GATCAGATGCAATGGGTTGCATGGAAGAGGCTTTTATCTTTTGAGAG CATGGGAGCTTTTCTTCTTAGTGCGGGAACTAAAG GAAAACGGTATAGTTTACCTAATCCACGGGTAATGATACATCAGCCTCTTGGTGGAGCTGAAGGAGGTCAAACTGATATTGATATTCAG CTGCTGTCGTTATGCAAAGAGAATGGGGCCTGCCAATAA